AGACTTTCTTAGGTAATTTCCCAAGGTATCCTGAACCGCAGTAATGCTCCACCTAGTGGGAACTATCCTGGGTTTTAAACCAAGTAAACCAACAGATAGCAACCTGATGATATAGTATTCATCGAAGCCTGACTCATAAAGGGTTATTACTGCATCTTTAGCTTTTATTTCATCCCCTACAACTCTCTCAACTTTCTTAGGAACCTTTGGATTCTCAGCAATCTCGAAATTCTTAACCTCCCCACTTGGTCCAAGAGGAGGTGCAAACTCACTTGGAATAACTTTGAGAATTGGTTTCCTTTTAAGGAGCATTTCTGTATCAATAGGTTTTATTGACATTGCAAGTTCCTGGAGTTCTTCAATAATCCTATCACTCCTTCTTAAATCGATATGAACCCTAGTTTGACCTAGAACTAAAATTGATCTAAACTTAATTACATCTTCAATCCTGGCATTTTCCCATTTCAGAGGATTATCTAAATAGCTAGTGTCCCCTTCAATGGGTGGCACTAAGGGGCCTATTCTAACCTTTGGATATCCATATTCGCCGACAAAAACACTTGGCGGAGACGATCCAAAGATATCCTCTCTATTTACTAGAGGAGTAACTTCCCTAGCTATCCTAATCTTTTCCAATATAGGGCAAACAGGCCTTCCACATAGTAATTTCCTTCCCTTACATATCGCACATATATTCGAATTGAGCTTGATCATTCTTGCTCTAAATTGGGATTTGGAAGATTTAACCTTTAAGGTCAAATGGAAAATGATATAAGAGGTAAGAGTCAAACTCCAAGTGTAAGCTTTCGAAAACCAAAGGGGGATGAAAAATGGTTAGGGCGTATGTTTTGTTAACTATTGAGATAGGGAAAGTAGAAAAAGTAATTGAAGAGCTTAAGAAGATACCAGGTGTCACCAAAGCCGACGCAGTTACCGGGCCCTACGATGCCATCGTACACATAGAGGCCAATGACCTCGGGGAGTTGACCAGGAAGATACTCCATGACATCCATAATATAGATGGAGTTATCGACACGACAACTGCAATAGTTGTAGAAATAGAGGAAAGCTAACGTCTTCTTCTAAATTCCCTAATTTTCTGAGCTATAAGCCTTAGAGTCTTTACTTTTCCATAGGGGCTTTCAATTATTATTCTTCCATATGTTCTTAGTTCTTCATCTATACCCGAAAGCCTTGGATTTAGCTTTTCCCTATCAACTTCTACAATTTTAAGATTTAAAGTTTCAGCGACTTCAATGATCTCATCAAGAGAAGGCTTTTCAATGGCTAAATTTTTTGGAATTATCCTCCCATATTTCCTACTTAATCTTGAATCAAGCTCGCAAGGCCAGACAACGAATCTTCCCATCCTTTCCCCCAAGATTTAAAAACATTGAATATTTTAAAAATGCTTTGGGAGGGAAGATCATTATGAAACCAAAATATATTGATAAAATGGTTATAGATAAAATTAGGAATGGTGATGTCGCAATAATTGAGTACCCAAGCACATTTCCCATTCACGAGTTCCTATGGGGAGACTTAATACCAGTCCTAATTGATAATTTTGAGATAGTCATAGATGATTTCTTTGGACTAGGTGATGTACTTTTCAGGACTTACTTAAGGAGAATCCCTCCGAAAAGATACCCAGAGGTTATGGAAAAGATTATGGGGAAGATAAAGGCGATAAAGATAGGTCCTGGGAAGATAAGTTACACGGGAACCATTGAGGAGATACCCCTAACGTACGATCTATCAGAGTTCATAAAACTATATTATCCTGGGATAAGGGAGATACTAACAAAGTCCTCCAAAAGGGTTATTTTCATAACAGTGGGTCTTTCAGAATATCTCTATTTTGGTGGAAATGAAGCTCTAAAGACCGTACTCTTAAGTAGAAGCATCCTCCCAATTGAAGATTGGACGTCAATATATCTATTAAATGTGGATCTTGCCCCGGAGAGAAGTGTTGCTGCATTGGAAGAGATAAGCCCCTTTATAGTGTACCTATCGGAAAAGGGGACATTGGTGAAAAAGGAATGATAAGGGAAGGGGATAAAATAATCTTGGTAGATCCCAGGGGTAAGAGGTACTTAGTTACCGCTACTCCAAAGGATTTTCACACGGATCTGGGGATAATTAAGCTTGGAGATGTTATAGGAAAGAACTTCGGAGATAGCATTAAGAGTCATAAAGGACACGTGTTTAAGATCCTAAAGCCCAGGATAGTGGATTATTTAGATAAGATGAAGAGGGGCCCACAGATAGTTCATCCCAAAGATGCAGCATTAATAGTTGCTTATGCTGGAATCTCCCCAGGAGACTTCATTGTTGAAGCGGGAGTTGGAAGTGGTGCTCTAACTTTATTCCTTGCTAATATAGTCGGACCTCAGGGAAAAATCGTTAGCTACGAGATTAGGGAAGATTTCGCAAAGTTAGCTTGGGAGAATATAAAATTAGCAGGATTTGAGGATAGAGTCACGATAAAGCTCAAAAATATATACGATGGCATCGACGAGGAAAATGTAGACCATATAGTACTTGATTTACCCCAGCCAGAGAGGGTCGTTGAGCATGCAATCAAGGCCTTGAAGCCTGGAGGGTTTTTCATTGCTTATACACCCTGTGCAAATCAGGTAATGAGGCTTCATGATAAGCTTGCGGAGTTTAGAGATACCTTTATGAGGCCAAGAACAATCGAGGTGATAGTATTCGATCAGGAAGTCAAAAAGGAGTGTATGAGACCCAAGACGACAGTTTTAGCCCATACAGGTTATATAACCTTTGCTAGAAAGCTATGATCAGTTGAGAGGGGGCTCATCATCGAGCGCCTCTCAGGGTACCGTGAAGATCATCATCACAAAGTAGCTATCCCGAAAGGTTTATAATTGTTAATAGAGGGTTGTTAATCGGGAAATGGGCCCGTGGTCTAGTTGGTCATGACGCCGCCCTTACGAGGCGGAGGTCCGGGGTTCGAATCCCCGCGGGCCCACCAGAAGCTCCTAAATCTTTCATAGAACCCAATCCGAAAATTAACTCTTCTAAAATTTGTATTCTTACATCTAATTCGTTAATACGCCTCTTTAAATCGTTTAAGTCATTAAACGGTTGTACAACTTTTTCCTTAGGTTGTACAACCTGGGAGCCATCATTTTCCTCTACATATATAACAAGGGCCCTTCTTCCGTCAACTTCTCTTAACTCTATCTCCACGTCTTTCCCAATTAACCCTTCGAATTGTCTCGGCAACCGTAATACCGGATACTTAAACCCGTCCTTACTCTTACTTTGGCTAATCCGTCTTTTCATTTTCATCATACTCACCTAACGTATCCATAATTTCTTCCAACTCTTCCGGGCTTATCACAAAAACATTTGAAGCCCCATGCAATATACTAAACGCTCTCGACGCCTTAATGCTCCTCTTAACTAGATTTTCGACATCTCTTATAACGATAAAACCATAATCGCACATTCTTGACAAATTCGCAATATCTCCCAGAATATATTTGCTCGGTCTATCACTTAATTCGAGTTCAAAACCAATGACAATATCCTTGTTTATATCCTTATACTTTGGCAGAATTTCTAAGTTTTCCTTCTCATTAAGATTTACCTTTTTCTTCATTTTTTCATTAACTATTATTAAAAAATTGACAAACCTTGGATCTGCTCTTTTGTACCAAACTACGTCAATCTTGGGAATATACACTTCACGTCTGTCCTCTTCCCTCAACCCCTCTGGAGTCCATTCTTCTTCGACTTCAAATCCAAGTTTTTGACCAAATTCCTTTATCTTCTCACGCAACACCTTTTCATTCTCCCTCATACCTTCCCCCCGTAAGACTCTGGAAACGCTCTAAATCTTTTAATTTCCAATCTTAATATTTTTCATTGTTTTCCATATATACCGTGTTCTGGTCATAGTCAAGGTAAATTTAGCCTTTATCCAACCTAAGTTACCTAATTATAATTCTCCTTCTCCCTTGAAGTATAATAATCCCTTCTTCTCTTCCACAATATGGACACTCTAGCATTTAAATCACTAATATTTCCTGCTTTTTATACTTTTAATCCTATCATTAATGAAGATAGATCTCCCATACGCCACCTGGAGGCTGACAATTTTCAAACCACACCTTCTTTATCACCACTTACAATCCTATAACATTTATCACTTTCTTTGTCGGCTACCTCCATCCCCCTCTTCATTAAAATAATTCTTCATTAAATTATAATATTGCAAACATCTTGAAAACCAAAACCAAGGTACTCAAACTATGTTCACAACTATATTTATCTTATTGAACTATTGAACATTATCCCCGCATTCATGCCTGATGAATGCACATCCTTTACTTCCTCTTCCCTAAGGTCACTTTTAATTCTTTTTCAACCCCAATATTCTTCACACTTATATCTTTTTACTCTCTTGTTACTTTCTTCCCTCTACTCTCCCTTTTTATTAGAACTTCCATCCCTTCAAACTTAATTAATATGATAATCCAAAATTCAATAAAAGGAGTTTTCGTGCATTTAGATGTTAAGATGCGTTTTTTCCTTGATTTCTACTTTCTAAATTCGCTGATTTGCTATTCAAACTATATTGTTCCTTTTTTACTTGCACATACTTTAAACCTAATTACCCCTTCAGTCTTAACAACTGTTGAGTGTGATTTTTAACTTATTAGCTCTAATATTTTGTTAACAGCTTCTTTCGCTTCTTTCCAATATTTTACGTTTTTCGGATTCTTCAATCCACCGCTTTGTTCCAAAGGAATAACTTCATCCTCACTCATCTGTTTTTGCAATTCCTCACTTATCCTTTCAATTTCACTAAACACTAAAAATACTCTCAGGACTCTAAACTCTCCGTTATCAAATAAGCTCTTCTCTTCCGGTTTCTCTCTATGCGCGTGTTCAATGTACTCTATGTATACATCAGGAGAAACTTCCAAAAACCGTGCTCCATTTAACATTTCTATCATTATCTTCTCATTGACTTCATAATCTCTCTCGTTAAAATCTCTTGTTTCCTGCTCCCAGAATTCTACTAAAAATTCTAAGATGTCAATTTTACCCATTCCTATGCTGGAATGTTTGTTTAACTCCTCAAGTGTCTTAAAATTATAGTTTATGTAATCAATGGTCTCCTCAAATAACCTAAACGCTAAACTCTTCCTTTTCTTCCTTCTTTTAGTTTTCTTGCCACCAGCTACTTTTCCTATTTCCTCTAAAAATGTTAAGATATCTTTTTCGCTCTCAGACCATTTCCTTCTATCATTTTCCTCATACATTTTTATTGAATAAAATCCCCTATTGACACTTATCCAATTTTTTATTTCTATAAGCACAATATTCCTCCTATCAAGGTCAATTAAGCCTACATCAACATATTTACTACCTTTGCTTGGTCTTCCTCTCTTCCCACGCTTTTGCTTGTGGGCTCTAAAATACGGGATTAGTATATACCTCCTCCTTTTCCGATATAATTCAAATGCAAGTGCCATTAATACTAGATCCTCAGCAATTTTTCCTACGAGTCTTGCATATTCTTCATATTCTTTTGACGTTTCTATATGTTCACTTATTACTTTTTCAATCTTATGAATTTCCACTTCTCTTTCGCTTTTAATGGCTCCTATAAACCTTTTTTTAATTGTTTCGCTTTTCATCTCTTCTATTTCCTTTTTTATTTGATTAATAGAATCACCTGGAATTCCAAAGCTCTCTTTGATTAAGTCAAGCCACTCGATAATCCTTTGCTTGGTCTCCTCTACAGAATTGCTTTCCTTAATTATCTTAATGAGAGATTCCATGAGTAACATCCTAATCTCATCTTCAATACTCTCTATGTCATCCTCAGGCAACACCTTCATAATCATATCAATAAGCCAGGAGGGAGTCTTCTTTCTTCTTCCTCTTTTCTTTTCCCTATCATTATTATCTAGGTTGAACTCTACTTTTTCCCCACTTCTTCAATTTTTTCGTTTTCCTTCTCACCCATTAAAGTCACCTTTCCTTATTACTTCTCTTATTCTAAGGGCCTCTTCAAGACTATGAAGAACCTTCCCATAATACCTTTTTGCCTGTTTCAATAAATCCAAATAGTGGATTCCCATTATATTATGTCCTTGACTGTGGCCGATTATGAATTTCACAACACTTTCGGGAACCCCAAACTCCACCAGCTTATTAATAAGCCATTTTCGCAGATACTTTAACTTTACTCCCCGTTTAACAGCATATGCCTGAATCCTATAATATGTCGTGTCCATCTTTCTAAATCTTCGCCCAAGCCATCCTGGCATAAATGCATAATTTGCCATCTTTGTTTTTCTTGCCCATCCCAGCTCATAATACGCTATTTCAACTCCATTAATCTTTTCAAGCTTTAATCGTTTTTCGTCAAAATTCTGCAGAATCCTGACAGCTTCTTTAATTCTCAATCCACTAAAAGCGATAAGCAGAGTGGCTAACTTTGCATCTTCTCGATCGATCCTCTCGATCCATTCCCTGACTTCTTCATCGCTTGGCACATATAAATCCACTCCTATCGAATAATCGAACTTTACTGTCCTTCTTAGCCTATTCGCAAACTCCTCACTTATAATCCCAAACTCAACACAATAATTGATCAGGTTTCTAAATGCCTTCGCGAATTTGTCTTTGCCCCGTTTAATATTGAACATTATCTCTGCAACGTCACTTGAGTTCCTTATTACTCTATCCCCAATATACCTGTCCAAATAACTCAGATAATCCTTGGCAACCTTCGCACTCACTTTACTCTTAATCCATCTTTCAAAGCCTCCTCTAATCTCTTTATATACGATTCTTTCGATAATTCCTGTTCTACTTATATTAAAGAATCCGAGTCCATTATTATCGTATATACGAGAACTGTATATATGATAATCAGAAATCGTTAGAAAGTTGCTTTTAGGTAATTCGAAGTTTATAGAGTAAAATTTTTCATTTAGACTGACCATATATCCGTTTGGCATCCTTACGAGGCGGAGGTCCGGGGTTCGAATCCCCGCGGGCCCACCATCGTTGCCTCTTTAGAAAGACTTTTATTAGGTAAGAAAAATATTCTATGAGGGGTAAAAATGGGGAGGGATCGAGTTTGCTAAACTTCCTAAATCAGCAATCTCCGTTCTTAGTGCTTTAAGCTATGGCCCAATGTCCTCAAAAGAGATAGCGGAAGTAACCAACCTTTCTGAAAGAACCGTGAGATATGCGTTAAAGATCCTGAAGAGTTACGGGATCGTAAAAGAGATATTTCTGCTCAAAGATGCAAGGAAACGAGTATATGCGACGAATTTAAGATCTGAGGATCTTGAGAAAGCCATCGAGATCAGTAGCTTCTAACTCTTCCTCAAATTTTATACCAAGCTTGAGAATCTCTTCAGGAGTTATAGTATCCCCATCTTCATCATTTATCCCAGGACAATTCTCATCATAGTAAAGCCAAAAGCTCTTACCATTGATTTCGAATTTCTTCTCACCCTTAATTCCCAAAGGTTTCTTAGAAACCATGAAAGGATATATTCTACAAATTAAAGGTCGATGAGGATGAACTTTACATAACCCAGTTTCAGGATCCTGAAAAACGCAACCTAAGTCCCATTCCCTAACCGAGAGTACGAATCTAATCTTCCCATCTTCAATCGATATCGTTAAGAAATCTTGAGGATCGTAACCAGCATCAATTAGCCTTTTTATATCATTTAGAGTTAAATAGACATGTCTACCCTTACAACAGTCGAGGCAAAACTTGCATTTAAACTTTACCGGCTTAACAAAGGGCCTTGGCTTAAATCTCATTTGTTCCACCTATTGAGTGCTAACCTTAAAAATTTTAAAGAATTAGAGAGTTTTTAGGTGGTTTTGAAGTGTGCTTGCAGATACCTTAAGCTCCTCCCCATACTCCTCGAACTTCATAGATTTAACGATCTTGAACGAAAGCCTCTTGTCAATTCCTGCCTCACCCTCCAACTTCAGCTCAAAAACTCTAGTGGCAAGTTCAATAAACTCGTATAATGCTTCCTTCTGCAATAGTGATGTGTTTAGGAAAACTATTCTGGAAAAGCTCTCATTCCCCAGAGGGGCTCTTCCCAACAATGCAAAGAAGGTTTCAAGTTCACTTGGAGATCCCTCAAACATCCTCACTATCTTCTCGGCCCCAACTCCAATTATGATTATGGGCCTACCCTTGGAAGCTCCCAACCGCATTATCATTTCATTTAATTGCTTCCCAAATACCAATATCTCCGAGTCAAAGCTTATTCTCTTAACAATCTCGCCAGTCTCGATGAACCCTCCTACCTTAATGACCTTGGCCTTATCTATAATGCTTGTGTCAATTCCAGCTAGCTTTAGGTTAACCTTAATGAGGTGTAAGTGGTCAAGGACATCGATTACTGCAAAGGGGATGTTACTCTCCGCAAGGTTCTTAACTAAAATATAGAATGCGAGATGAACAGGTTCTTCCGACGTATAGGTTATTAAATATAGCTCTCCCGGATGAATACCACCTAGGTACTCAAATAATCCTGATTCAAATCTCTGAGCGGCTTCCATTGTGCCTCACCTTTACGCCCTTAGTACTGCATAAGAGGATATAAAGCTTTTGGAATTATAACAAATGATAATTGTTGACAATGCAAGAAATACAATGACCATTAGTATTATTGTATAAATTTTGGAAATATAAAGGGTAGACTGTAGAATTACTAATAGCGATGTATGTCAAGTATTAAGGTGAGCGTCGAACTTATTTACCCTCTCGTAGTCGGCATAACTTTTATCTAGCCTTTTACTAACATAAGGTCCATCTTTCCTATAGCCAAACTTCCTGTAGTACTCCCTAACGCCAACTCCGCTAATAACTAGGATCTTCTTTGCATCAAATTCCTCCCTAGCTATCCTTTCGGCCTCAGATAGTAACTCCCTCCCATAACCTCTATGTTGCCATTCATACTTAGGCTTCTCCCCTATTGGAACTAGGGGACCATAAACGTGAAGTTCTCTGACTATAGCGGATGGACAACAGTTTATCTCTTTTCTGTGGGCCTTCTCACTTGGAATCCTAAGCCTTAAAAAGCCTATTAAAATGTCATTTTTGACATCTTCAAAGCTTAAGAATATTTCTTGACCCTCGGAAGCTTCATAGTCCTCCCTTAGCAATTTTATATGCTCTACCTCGGGGATTTTACCGAACTTCTGCATCTGATGTCCAACTTCCCTAAACCTTATCTCCCTTGGCCTTATTCCCCGCCTCACCAGCTCGTTGAAAACGAGCTGACCAAGATTCGAGTGCTTCACTCCAGCGACTATTAGGTGAGCAGGTATATCCCTTTGAATTCTCATAACCCTAACCCACTTT
This Pyrococcus horikoshii OT3 DNA region includes the following protein-coding sequences:
- a CDS encoding DUF257 family protein, which gives rise to MKPKYIDKMVIDKIRNGDVAIIEYPSTFPIHEFLWGDLIPVLIDNFEIVIDDFFGLGDVLFRTYLRRIPPKRYPEVMEKIMGKIKAIKIGPGKISYTGTIEEIPLTYDLSEFIKLYYPGIREILTKSSKRVIFITVGLSEYLYFGGNEALKTVLLSRSILPIEDWTSIYLLNVDLAPERSVAALEEISPFIVYLSEKGTLVKKE
- a CDS encoding integrase — its product is MPNGYMVSLNEKFYSINFELPKSNFLTISDYHIYSSRIYDNNGLGFFNISRTGIIERIVYKEIRGGFERWIKSKVSAKVAKDYLSYLDRYIGDRVIRNSSDVAEIMFNIKRGKDKFAKAFRNLINYCVEFGIISEEFANRLRRTVKFDYSIGVDLYVPSDEEVREWIERIDREDAKLATLLIAFSGLRIKEAVRILQNFDEKRLKLEKINGVEIAYYELGWARKTKMANYAFMPGWLGRRFRKMDTTYYRIQAYAVKRGVKLKYLRKWLINKLVEFGVPESVVKFIIGHSQGHNIMGIHYLDLLKQAKRYYGKVLHSLEEALRIREVIRKGDFNG
- a CDS encoding YkgJ family cysteine cluster protein; this encodes MRFKPRPFVKPVKFKCKFCLDCCKGRHVYLTLNDIKRLIDAGYDPQDFLTISIEDGKIRFVLSVREWDLGCVFQDPETGLCKVHPHRPLICRIYPFMVSKKPLGIKGEKKFEINGKSFWLYYDENCPGINDEDGDTITPEEILKLGIKFEEELEATDLDGFLKILRS
- a CDS encoding DUF257 family protein; this encodes MEAAQRFESGLFEYLGGIHPGELYLITYTSEEPVHLAFYILVKNLAESNIPFAVIDVLDHLHLIKVNLKLAGIDTSIIDKAKVIKVGGFIETGEIVKRISFDSEILVFGKQLNEMIMRLGASKGRPIIIIGVGAEKIVRMFEGSPSELETFFALLGRAPLGNESFSRIVFLNTSLLQKEALYEFIELATRVFELKLEGEAGIDKRLSFKIVKSMKFEEYGEELKVSASTLQNHLKTL
- a CDS encoding Nre family DNA repair protein, giving the protein MIKLNSNICAICKGRKLLCGRPVCPILEKIRIAREVTPLVNREDIFGSSPPSVFVGEYGYPKVRIGPLVPPIEGDTSYLDNPLKWENARIEDVIKFRSILVLGQTRVHIDLRRSDRIIEELQELAMSIKPIDTEMLLKRKPILKVIPSEFAPPLGPSGEVKNFEIAENPKVPKKVERVVGDEIKAKDAVITLYESGFDEYYIIRLLSVGLLGLKPRIVPTRWSITAVQDTLGNYLRKSILNFEPIETYEVYTSEFLGNRYVILLMPRRYSFELLEVWLKGSLFGSEDPVVLHDCEDYRGIKGYAEETTGAYYAARLSVLEHLRRRKRQASAIVFREVTPAYYTPVGVWQIRVGVKKALEGIPEKFYTLEDALNRLRVKLKHPLERYLARSWILKQLNQRSITSFLGVRS
- a CDS encoding winged helix-turn-helix transcriptional regulator, which codes for MSSKEIAEVTNLSERTVRYALKILKSYGIVKEIFLLKDARKRVYATNLRSEDLEKAIEISSF
- a CDS encoding signal recognition particle protein Srp19; the protein is MGRFVVWPCELDSRLSRKYGRIIPKNLAIEKPSLDEIIEVAETLNLKIVEVDREKLNPRLSGIDEELRTYGRIIIESPYGKVKTLRLIAQKIREFRRRR
- a CDS encoding Lrp/AsnC family transcriptional regulator, translating into MVRAYVLLTIEIGKVEKVIEELKKIPGVTKADAVTGPYDAIVHIEANDLGELTRKILHDIHNIDGVIDTTTAIVVEIEES
- a CDS encoding tRNA (adenine-N1)-methyltransferase, which gives rise to MIREGDKIILVDPRGKRYLVTATPKDFHTDLGIIKLGDVIGKNFGDSIKSHKGHVFKILKPRIVDYLDKMKRGPQIVHPKDAALIVAYAGISPGDFIVEAGVGSGALTLFLANIVGPQGKIVSYEIREDFAKLAWENIKLAGFEDRVTIKLKNIYDGIDEENVDHIVLDLPQPERVVEHAIKALKPGGFFIAYTPCANQVMRLHDKLAEFRDTFMRPRTIEVIVFDQEVKKECMRPKTTVLAHTGYITFARKL